In Phycisphaerae bacterium, the genomic stretch TCTTCCTCGACCGCCTGCCGCCGCCGTACCGCGCGCAAGTCTTCGACATGATCCGCGCCGCCGCGGCCGGGATCGACGGCTTCATCGCGCTGACGGACTATTACGCACACCACGCCGCCGTGCATTTCGGCCTGCCCGTGGACCGCATCCACCGCATTCCGCTCGGCATTCAGACTGCCGACTTCGCCCCCGCCGCCGGCCCACCGGAGCGGCCTTTTACGATCGGCTATCTCGCCCGCATCTGCGCTGCCAAAGGCCTCGCTGAGTTGGCTCACGCCTTTCGCGTACTGCGCCGCACCGGTCGTGACTGCCGGCTGCGTGCGGCGGGCTATCTCGGCGGCGCGGACCGGCCATACCTGGAGCGCATCCGCGCCGAACTGGGCGCAGAAGACCTGGACTTCGAATATCGGGGTGAAGTAACCCGCGCCGAGAAGCGGCAATTCCTGCAGAGTTTGCACGTCCTCTCCGTGCCGACCGTCTACGCGGAATCGAAGGGTCTGTACGCGGTCGAAGCGCTGGCGGCCGGCGTCCCCGTCGTTCAGCCTGCCCATGGGTCGTTCCCCGAGCTGATCGAGGCGACCGGCGGCGGCCTGCTCTACGGGCCCGGCGACACCGAAGCCCTCGTCGCACACCTCGCCCGCCTCATGGACGATACCGCGCTCCGG encodes the following:
- a CDS encoding glycosyltransferase family 4 protein yields the protein MRVVHLAAGAAGMYCGSCLHDCRLTAALRAQGRDAVLVPLYTPVRTDETDPSTPHVYYGGINVYLQQASALFRHTPWLLDRLFDAPALLRAVGRLAARTGPAELGKLTAAVLAGERGPQRKELEKLVVGLRQLRPDLIYLPNLMFVGLARRLKAALHVPLLCGLTGEDIFLDRLPPPYRAQVFDMIRAAAAGIDGFIALTDYYAHHAAVHFGLPVDRIHRIPLGIQTADFAPAAGPPERPFTIGYLARICAAKGLAELAHAFRVLRRTGRDCRLRAAGYLGGADRPYLERIRAELGAEDLDFEYRGEVTRAEKRQFLQSLHVLSVPTVYAESKGLYAVEALAAGVPVVQPAHGSFPELIEATGGGLLYGPGDTEALVAHLARLMDDTALRQRLAEQGRAAVHRDFTAARMADAAWALYGRFVSSAHPPYDAASERHRC